From Streptomyces sp. HUAS MG91, the proteins below share one genomic window:
- a CDS encoding SigE family RNA polymerase sigma factor, with protein sequence MAHGGEVLEFEEYVRTRQDALLRSARRLVPDPVDAQDLLQTALVRTYGRWDGIADKRLADAYLRRVMINTRTEWWRARKLEEVPTEQLPESTIDDSTEQHADRALLMDVMKVLAPKQRSVVVLRHWEQMSTEETAAALGMSAGTVKSTLHRALARLREELESRNREELVAGALDRREERERCAA encoded by the coding sequence ATGGCGCACGGTGGTGAGGTGCTCGAGTTCGAGGAGTACGTCCGGACGCGGCAGGACGCTCTGCTGCGCAGCGCCCGGCGTCTGGTGCCGGACCCCGTGGACGCCCAGGACCTGCTGCAGACGGCGCTCGTGCGGACGTACGGGCGGTGGGACGGGATAGCGGACAAGCGTCTCGCCGACGCCTATCTGCGCCGCGTCATGATCAATACGCGGACCGAGTGGTGGCGGGCCCGGAAGCTGGAGGAGGTCCCGACCGAGCAGCTTCCGGAGTCGACGATCGACGACTCCACCGAACAGCACGCGGACCGAGCCCTGTTGATGGACGTCATGAAGGTGCTGGCTCCGAAGCAGCGCAGTGTCGTGGTGCTGCGACACTGGGAGCAGATGTCCACAGAGGAGACGGCCGCCGCCCTCGGAATGTCGGCCGGAACCGTGAAGAGCACGCTGCACCGGGCCCTCGCCCGGCTCCGCGAAGAGCTGGAGAGCCGGAACCGGGAGGAACTGGTGGCGGGTGCGCTCGACCGTCGTGAGGAGCGGGAGCGTTGCGCGGCCTAG
- a CDS encoding phosphatase PAP2 family protein — protein MGTIDSDLYRDILQFAHDTPSWFQHLMEVWTELGLLLFAVLFVVAWWRARRGDPRALAVAVLAPLGTAVAYVISEVAKSGIDEDRPCRAVSGALAPLIDCPAYGDWSFPSNHSTIAAAAAVGLALAWPKIGWLTVPMAILMAFSRVFVGVHYPHDVAVGLLLGTLVAVLVSRLCAPVGARLVTTMRGSRNGLVLWFAGPGPATRAAGSGTAPRRGAHRR, from the coding sequence ATGGGAACCATTGACTCCGATCTCTATCGCGACATCCTGCAGTTCGCCCACGACACTCCGTCGTGGTTCCAGCACCTGATGGAGGTGTGGACCGAACTGGGGCTGCTGCTGTTCGCCGTGCTCTTCGTCGTCGCCTGGTGGCGGGCGCGGCGCGGTGATCCGCGGGCCCTCGCCGTCGCGGTGCTCGCCCCGCTGGGCACCGCCGTGGCGTACGTGATCAGCGAGGTGGCCAAGTCGGGGATCGACGAGGACCGGCCCTGCCGGGCGGTGAGCGGGGCGCTGGCGCCGCTGATCGACTGCCCCGCCTACGGGGACTGGTCGTTCCCGTCCAATCACTCCACCATCGCCGCCGCGGCGGCCGTGGGACTCGCGCTGGCCTGGCCGAAGATCGGCTGGCTGACGGTGCCGATGGCGATCCTGATGGCGTTCTCCCGGGTCTTCGTGGGCGTGCACTACCCGCACGACGTCGCGGTGGGCCTGCTGCTCGGCACGCTCGTCGCCGTCCTCGTCTCCCGGCTGTGCGCGCCGGTGGGGGCGCGGCTCGTCACCACGATGCGGGGGTCGCGGAACGGCCTGGTGCTGTGGTTCGCGGGCCCCGGCCCGGCCACCCGCGCCGCGGGGTCGGGCACGGCGCCGCGCCGCGGGGCGCATCGCCGCTGA
- the disA gene encoding DNA integrity scanning diadenylate cyclase DisA: MAANDRANAPGKSGGSSGADGLMRASLSAVAPGTALRDGLERILRGNTGGLIVLGSDRTVESMCTGGFVLDVEFSATRLRELCKLDGGIVVSSDLSKILRAGVQLVPDPTIPTEETGTRHRTADRVSKQVGFPVVSVSQSMRLIALYVDGQRRVLEDSAAILSRANQALATLERYKLRLDEVAGTLSALEIEDLVTVRDVTAVAQRLEMVRRIATEIAEYVVELGTDGRLLALQLDELIAGVEPERELVVRDYVPEPTAKRSRTVDEALSELDSLHHGELLELPIVARALGYTGSPEALDSAVSPRGFRLLAKVPRLPGAIIDRLVEHFGGLQKLLAASVDDLQTVDGVGEARARSVREGLSRLAESSILERYV, from the coding sequence GTGGCAGCCAACGACCGGGCGAACGCTCCCGGCAAGTCCGGCGGGAGTTCCGGTGCGGACGGTCTGATGCGCGCCTCACTGAGCGCGGTGGCGCCCGGTACGGCCCTGCGCGACGGCCTGGAGCGCATCCTCCGCGGCAACACCGGCGGTCTCATCGTCCTCGGCTCCGACCGGACCGTGGAGTCGATGTGCACCGGCGGTTTCGTCCTGGACGTGGAGTTCTCCGCCACGCGCCTGCGCGAGCTGTGCAAGCTCGACGGCGGCATCGTGGTCTCCTCCGACCTCAGCAAGATCCTGCGGGCCGGTGTGCAGCTGGTGCCGGACCCGACGATCCCCACCGAGGAGACCGGCACCCGGCACCGCACCGCCGACCGCGTCAGCAAGCAGGTCGGCTTCCCGGTGGTCTCCGTGTCGCAGTCGATGCGGCTGATCGCGCTGTACGTGGACGGGCAGCGCCGGGTCCTGGAGGACTCGGCGGCGATCCTGTCCCGGGCGAACCAGGCCCTGGCGACCCTGGAGCGCTACAAGCTGCGGCTCGACGAGGTGGCGGGCACGCTCTCCGCCCTGGAGATCGAGGACTTGGTCACGGTCCGGGACGTCACGGCCGTCGCGCAGCGCCTGGAGATGGTGCGCCGGATCGCCACGGAGATCGCCGAGTACGTGGTGGAGCTGGGCACCGACGGGCGGTTGCTGGCGCTCCAGCTCGACGAGTTGATCGCGGGCGTGGAGCCCGAGCGCGAGCTGGTCGTACGGGACTACGTGCCCGAGCCGACCGCCAAGCGCTCCCGCACGGTCGACGAGGCGCTCTCGGAGCTGGACTCGCTGCACCACGGCGAGCTGCTCGAACTGCCCATCGTGGCGCGGGCGCTGGGGTACACGGGATCGCCGGAGGCGCTGGACTCGGCCGTCTCGCCGCGCGGGTTCCGGCTCCTCGCCAAGGTGCCGCGGCTGCCCGGGGCCATCATCGACCGTCTCGTGGAGCACTTCGGCGGTCTGCAGAAGCTGCTCGCCGCCAGTGTCGACGACCTCCAGACCGTGGACGGGGTCGGGGAGGCACGGGCCCGCAGCGTGCGGGAGGGGCTTTCGCGGCTTGCGGAGTCGTCGATTCTGGAGCGTTACGTGTAG
- a CDS encoding A/G-specific adenine glycosylase, protein MTAPTKTPENAPAERTDLHEPVIDWFSEHARDLPWRRPEAGPWGVMVSEFMLQQTPVSRVLPVYEQWLARWPRPADLAEEAPGEAVRAWGRLGYPRRALRLHGAAVAITERHGGDVPTAHAQLLALPGIGEYTAAAVASFAYGQRHAVLDTNVRRVFARAVAGVQFPPNATTAAERKLARTLLPEQDDTAARWAAASMELGALVCTAKNEECHRCPIAALCAWRLAGKPAHDGPPRRGQTYAGTDRQVRGKLLAVLRDAVAPVPQAALDRVWDEPVQRARALDGLVSDGLVEPLAGGLYRLPAG, encoded by the coding sequence ATGACTGCGCCCACGAAGACTCCCGAGAACGCACCCGCCGAGCGGACCGATCTTCACGAACCCGTCATCGACTGGTTCTCCGAGCACGCCCGCGACCTGCCCTGGCGCCGCCCAGAGGCCGGCCCGTGGGGCGTGATGGTCAGCGAGTTCATGCTGCAGCAGACCCCGGTGAGCCGGGTCCTGCCGGTCTACGAGCAGTGGCTCGCGCGCTGGCCGCGCCCCGCCGACCTGGCCGAGGAGGCCCCCGGCGAAGCCGTCCGCGCCTGGGGCCGGCTCGGCTATCCGCGCCGCGCCCTGCGGCTGCACGGCGCGGCCGTCGCCATAACGGAACGGCACGGCGGCGACGTGCCGACCGCGCACGCCCAGCTGCTCGCCCTGCCGGGCATCGGGGAGTACACGGCCGCGGCGGTCGCCTCGTTCGCGTACGGGCAGCGGCACGCGGTGCTGGACACGAACGTGCGGCGGGTGTTCGCCCGCGCCGTGGCGGGGGTGCAGTTCCCGCCGAACGCGACCACCGCCGCCGAGCGGAAGCTGGCCCGCACGCTGCTGCCGGAGCAGGACGACACCGCCGCCAGGTGGGCCGCCGCCTCGATGGAGCTGGGCGCGCTCGTGTGCACCGCGAAGAACGAGGAGTGCCACCGCTGCCCGATCGCCGCGCTGTGCGCGTGGCGGCTCGCCGGGAAGCCCGCGCACGACGGTCCGCCGCGGCGCGGGCAGACGTACGCCGGGACGGACCGTCAGGTACGGGGCAAGCTGCTCGCCGTACTGCGGGACGCGGTCGCTCCGGTTCCGCAGGCGGCGCTCGACCGGGTCTGGGACGAGCCGGTGCAGCGGGCCAGGGCGCTGGACGGCCTGGTCAGCGATGGTCTGGTGGAGCCGCTCGCGGGTGGTCTGTACCGGCTTCCGGCCGGCTGA
- the radA gene encoding DNA repair protein RadA has product MAARTKSANSGKQRPSYRCTECGWQTAKWLGRCAECQAWGTIEEYGAPAVRTTAPGRVTTSALPIGEVDGRQATARTTGVPELDRVLGGGLVPGAVVLLAGEPGVGKSTLLLDVAAKSASEQHKTLYVTGEESASQVRLRADRIHAIDDHLYLAAETDLSAVLGHLDAVKPSLLVLDSVQTVASPEIDGAPGGMAQVREVAGALIRASKERGMSTLLVGHVTKEGTIAGPRLLEHLVDVVLNFEGDRHARLRLVRGVKNRYGTTDEVGCFELHDEGITGLADPSGLFLTRRDEPVPGTCLTVTLEGRRPLVAEVQALTVDSQIPSPRRTTSGLETSRVSMMLAVLEQRGKISALGKRDIYSATVGGVKLTEPAADLAIALALASAASDTPLPKNLVAIGEVGLAGEVRRVTGVQRRLAEAHRLGFTHALVPGDPGKVPPGMKVLEVADIGDALRVLPKSRRREAPRETEDRR; this is encoded by the coding sequence ATGGCTGCCCGTACCAAATCCGCGAACAGCGGCAAGCAACGACCGTCGTACCGCTGCACCGAGTGCGGCTGGCAGACGGCCAAGTGGCTGGGCCGCTGCGCCGAGTGCCAGGCCTGGGGGACGATCGAGGAGTACGGCGCCCCTGCGGTGCGCACGACCGCGCCCGGCCGCGTCACGACCTCCGCCCTGCCCATCGGCGAGGTCGACGGCCGGCAGGCCACGGCCCGCACCACCGGCGTGCCCGAGCTGGACCGGGTGCTCGGCGGCGGCCTGGTGCCCGGCGCGGTGGTGCTGCTCGCGGGCGAGCCCGGCGTCGGCAAGTCCACGCTGCTGCTGGACGTCGCCGCGAAGTCGGCGAGCGAGCAGCACAAGACGCTCTATGTGACGGGCGAGGAGTCGGCGTCCCAGGTGCGGCTGCGCGCGGACCGCATCCACGCCATCGACGACCATCTGTACCTGGCGGCCGAGACGGACCTGTCCGCCGTCCTCGGCCACCTGGACGCGGTGAAGCCGTCGCTGCTGGTCCTGGACTCCGTACAGACGGTGGCCTCGCCGGAGATCGACGGGGCGCCGGGCGGCATGGCCCAGGTCCGCGAGGTGGCCGGGGCGCTGATCCGCGCCTCCAAGGAGCGCGGCATGTCCACGCTGCTCGTGGGCCATGTCACCAAGGAGGGCACCATCGCGGGCCCGCGCCTCCTGGAGCACCTGGTCGACGTGGTGCTGAACTTCGAGGGCGACCGGCACGCGCGGCTGCGCCTGGTCCGCGGCGTCAAGAACCGGTACGGGACGACGGACGAGGTCGGCTGCTTCGAGCTGCACGACGAGGGCATCACGGGCCTGGCCGACCCCAGCGGCCTGTTCCTGACCCGGCGCGACGAGCCGGTGCCGGGGACCTGTCTGACGGTCACCCTGGAGGGCCGCCGCCCGCTGGTCGCCGAGGTGCAGGCGCTCACCGTCGACTCGCAGATCCCCTCTCCCCGGCGCACCACGTCGGGCCTGGAGACCTCCCGTGTCTCGATGATGCTGGCGGTTCTCGAACAGCGGGGCAAAATCAGCGCCTTGGGCAAAAGGGACATCTATTCCGCGACGGTCGGCGGCGTGAAGCTCACCGAGCCCGCGGCCGACCTCGCGATCGCGCTGGCGCTGGCCTCCGCGGCGAGCGACACCCCGCTGCCCAAGAACCTGGTGGCGATCGGAGAAGTGGGCCTGGCGGGCGAGGTCAGACGGGTCACGGGCGTGCAGCGCCGGCTCGCCGAGGCGCACCGGCTCGGCTTCACCCATGCCCTCGTACCGGGCGATCCGGGCAAGGTCCCGCCCGGTATGAAGGTCCTGGAAGTCGCCGATATAGGGGACGCGCTGCGGGTGCTGCCGAAGAGCCGTCGCCGAGAGGCCCCACGGGAGACGGAGGACCGCCGGTAG
- the cseB gene encoding two-component system response regulator CseB encodes MAERRGEQTHVLFVEDDDVIREATQLALERDGFVVTAMPDGLAGLEAFRADRPDIALLDVMVPGLDGVSLCRRIRDESTVPVIMLSARADSIDVVLGLEAGADDYVTKPFDGAVLVARIRAVLRRFGHAGGPAAGGSGGAAADAGSGAVLHFGDLEIDTEGMEVTKGGTQVALTPTEMRLLLEFSSAPGTVLSRDKLLERVWDYGWGGDTRVVDVHVQRLRTKIGQDRIETVRGFGYKLKA; translated from the coding sequence ATGGCTGAGCGCAGGGGCGAGCAGACCCACGTCCTGTTCGTCGAGGACGACGACGTCATCCGCGAGGCCACCCAGCTCGCCCTGGAGCGGGACGGTTTCGTGGTCACCGCGATGCCGGACGGGCTCGCGGGCCTGGAGGCGTTCCGCGCGGACCGGCCCGACATCGCGCTGCTCGACGTGATGGTGCCGGGGCTCGACGGCGTCTCGCTGTGCCGCCGGATCCGGGACGAGTCGACCGTCCCGGTGATCATGCTCTCCGCGCGCGCGGACTCCATCGACGTCGTCCTGGGCCTGGAGGCCGGTGCCGACGACTACGTGACGAAGCCGTTCGACGGGGCGGTGCTCGTGGCCCGGATCCGGGCCGTGCTGCGCCGCTTCGGGCATGCGGGCGGTCCGGCGGCGGGCGGCTCCGGCGGCGCGGCGGCGGACGCCGGTTCCGGTGCCGTGCTGCACTTCGGCGATCTGGAGATCGACACCGAGGGCATGGAGGTCACCAAGGGCGGTACGCAGGTGGCGTTGACGCCGACCGAGATGCGGCTGCTCCTGGAGTTCTCGTCGGCGCCCGGCACGGTCCTGTCCCGCGACAAGCTGCTGGAGCGCGTGTGGGACTACGGCTGGGGCGGGGACACCCGCGTCGTCGACGTCCATGTGCAGCGGCTGCGCACCAAGATCGGCCAGGACCGGATCGAGACGGTCCGCGGCTTCGGCTACAAACTGAAGGCTTGA